The following coding sequences lie in one Nycticebus coucang isolate mNycCou1 chromosome 18, mNycCou1.pri, whole genome shotgun sequence genomic window:
- the CEP295NL gene encoding protein DDC8 homolog translates to MNRKLERAIRRSTGPDDEALRLGQKRKLLQVREKGDSALQRRPDANLWRSFQLQCWAEDLKTAWREAQRRQARLSAGGGRRTKDSEPDQDETLQQGATRSPRARERYKAALREEKSHEGEHAWHPRSWKMMAAMERQAAMKAMGQMYAPLSPLDKSKGKRGPSTKMGGGRHAVDPRRGRRLDLEKLNPLLAPTGEVRRVEKKERETTQEGRRRLAKGTAYWANSPWVQSPEGRRRDREQLLPVGSTRRRDPQGSQCTCGDKSKWQKELELAFEELFNTNRKLKKQLSLHLDPRPGEVQDPDEEQATAEPKGRSSEAPREKRTAAAETTPPGESGGPAAEEGHPTASKTDLKMFPDKKMKSRKYHQTTKTLLRDESQTPSPKAVAFVNDQDSPSGCAESGQAVPREATTVEDVLQPHLQDLEAGAGSPVLVSKHKQEAEMEQRRPKQVELPEDLDRQNLSLEIHYKAELENERRERRRVRLALLKSSYPTAGQDMASSMGSSITEEEQQNHMIHDYQRQILEQNMLHKQFLEEARKRLREFQDTC, encoded by the coding sequence ATGAACAGAAAGTTGGAGAGAGCCATTCGGCGGAGCACTGGTCCTGACGACGAAGCCTTACGTTTGGGGCAGAAGCGCAAATTGCTGCAAGTCAGAGAGAAAGGAGACTCAGCTCTGCAGAGAAGACCAGACGCCAACCTGTGGAGAAGCTTCCAGCTCCAGTGCTGGGCAGAGGATCTGAAGACGGCGTGGCGGGAGGCTCAGCGCCGGCAGGCGCGGCTGTCAGCTGGAGGAGGGCGGCGCACAAAGGACAGCGAGCCTGACCAGGACGAGACCCTGCAGCAAGGAGCCACCAGGTCACCGAGGGCCAGGGAGAGGTACAAAGCAGCCCTCAGAGAGGAGAAGAGCCATGAGGGAGAGCATGCCTGGCACCCCAGGTCTTGGAAGATGATGGCGGCCATGGAGAGGCAGGCGGCCATGAAAGCCATGGGCCAGATGTATGCTCCCCTGAGCCCCCTCGACAAGAGCAAAGGAAAGCGAGGGCCTTCCACCAAGATGGGGGGTGGCCGCCATGCTGTGGACCCTCGGCGGGGCAGAAGATTGGACCTGGAAAAGCTGAATCCACTTCTGGCCCCTACAGGGGAAGTCAGGCgtgtggagaagaaagaaagagaaaccacCCAGGAGGGGAGGAGACGGCTGGCAAAGGGGACAGCTTACTGGGCAAACAGCCCTTGGGTTCAGAGTCCAGAGGGCAGACGGAGGGACAGAGAACAGCTGTTGCCGGTTGGTTCCACCCGCAGAAGGGATCCCCAGGGATCTCAGTGCACATGCGGTGACAAGAGCAAGTGGCAGAAAGAGCTGGAGCTTGCCTTTGAAGAGTTGTTCAATACAAACAGAAAGCTGAAGAAACAGCTGAGCTTGCACCTCGACCCGAGGCCTGGGGAGGTCCAGGACCCCGATGAAGAACAGGCCACCGCAGAGCCGAAGGGACGCAGCAGTGAGGCCcccagagagaagagaacagCAGCTGCGGAGACGACGCCCCCTGGGGAGTCCGGAGGCCCAGCGGCAGAGGAGGGCCACCCGACGGCGTCCAAAACCGATTTGAAAATGTTCCCGGACAAGAAGATGAAGAGCCGAAAATATCACCAGACAACCAAGACCCTGTTAAGGGATGAAAGTCAAACGCCATCTCCCAAGGCAGTAGCGTTTGTCAATGACCAGGACTCACCCTCAGGCTGTGCCGAGTCCGGTCAGGCGGTCCCCAGAGAGGCCACAACGGTGGAGGATGTCCTTCAGCCTCACCTGCAAGACCTGGAGGCTGGAGCTGGCTCGCCAGTGTTAGTGTCGAAGCACAAacaggaggcagagatggagcaGAGAAGACCAAAGCAGGTGGAGCTGCCTGAGGACCTGGACCGCCAGAACCTGAGCTTGGAAATTCACTACAAGGCCGAGCTGGAGAACGAGCGTCGGGAGCGCAGGCGGGTCCGCCTGGCCCTCCTCAAGTCCTCCTACCCCACGGCAGGCCAGGACATGGCTTCCTCGATGGGCTCCAGCATCACCGAGGAGGAACAGCAGAATCATATGATCCATGACTATCAGCGGCAGATTTTAGAGCAAAACATGTTGCACAAGCAGTTTCTTGAAGAAGCCAGGAAACGCTTGCGAGAGTTTCAGGACACATGCTGA